The proteins below are encoded in one region of Pan paniscus chromosome 4, NHGRI_mPanPan1-v2.0_pri, whole genome shotgun sequence:
- the ZCCHC10 gene encoding zinc finger CCHC domain-containing protein 10 isoform X2: MATPMHRLIARRQAFDTELQPVKTFWILIQPSIVISEANKQHVRCQKCLEFGHWTYECTGKRKYLHRPSRTAELKKALKEKENRLLLQQRSKSVTSSSSSSSDSSASDSSSESEETSTSSSSEDSDTDESSSSSSSSASSTTSSSSSDSDSDSSSSSSSSTSTDSSSDDEPPKKKKKK, from the exons ATTCGACACAGAGTTGCAGCCTGTCAAGACCTTTTGGATCCTGATTCAGCCATCCATCGTTATTAG TGAAGCAAATAAGCAACATGTAAGATGTCAGAAATGCTTGGAATTTGGACATTGGACTTACGAAtgcacaggaaaaagaaaatacctacatAGGCCCTCAAGGACAGCAGAACTAAAgaaagctttaaaagaaaaagaaaacagattattaTTGCAACAAAG GTCTAAGAGTGTAACCAGTTCCAGTAGCAGTAGCAGTGACAGTTCTGCCAGTGATTCTTCATCAGAGAGTGAAGAAACATCTACCTCTTCCTCCTCAGAGGACAGTGACACTGATGAAAGCTCCTCTAGTTCCTcatcctcagcctcctccacaacctcttcctcctcctctgatTCAGACTCAGATTCCAGCTCTTCCAGTAGCAGTAGCACCAGCACAGATAGCAGCTCTGACGATGAACcaccaaagaagaagaaaaagaaatag
- the ZCCHC10 gene encoding zinc finger CCHC domain-containing protein 10 isoform X5: MATPMHRLIARRQAEANKQHVRCQKCLEFGHWTYECTGKRKYLHRPSRTAELKKALKEKENRLLLQQRSKSVTSSSSSSSDSSASDSSSESEETSTSSSSEDSDTDESSSSSSSSASSTTSSSSSDSDSDSSSSSSSSTSTDSSSDDEPPKKKKKK; this comes from the exons TGAAGCAAATAAGCAACATGTAAGATGTCAGAAATGCTTGGAATTTGGACATTGGACTTACGAAtgcacaggaaaaagaaaatacctacatAGGCCCTCAAGGACAGCAGAACTAAAgaaagctttaaaagaaaaagaaaacagattattaTTGCAACAAAG GTCTAAGAGTGTAACCAGTTCCAGTAGCAGTAGCAGTGACAGTTCTGCCAGTGATTCTTCATCAGAGAGTGAAGAAACATCTACCTCTTCCTCCTCAGAGGACAGTGACACTGATGAAAGCTCCTCTAGTTCCTcatcctcagcctcctccacaacctcttcctcctcctctgatTCAGACTCAGATTCCAGCTCTTCCAGTAGCAGTAGCACCAGCACAGATAGCAGCTCTGACGATGAACcaccaaagaagaagaaaaagaaatag
- the ZCCHC10 gene encoding zinc finger CCHC domain-containing protein 10 isoform X1 — MATPMHRLIARRQAFDTELQPVKTFWILIQPSIVISEANKQHVRCQKCLEFGHWTYECTGKRKYLHRPSRTAELKKALKEKENRLLLQQSIGETNVERKAKKKRSKSVTSSSSSSSDSSASDSSSESEETSTSSSSEDSDTDESSSSSSSSASSTTSSSSSDSDSDSSSSSSSSTSTDSSSDDEPPKKKKKK; from the exons ATTCGACACAGAGTTGCAGCCTGTCAAGACCTTTTGGATCCTGATTCAGCCATCCATCGTTATTAG TGAAGCAAATAAGCAACATGTAAGATGTCAGAAATGCTTGGAATTTGGACATTGGACTTACGAAtgcacaggaaaaagaaaatacctacatAGGCCCTCAAGGACAGCAGAACTAAAgaaagctttaaaagaaaaagaaaacagattattaTTGCAACAAAG CATTGGAGAAACCAATGTAGAAAGAAAGGCCAAGAAAAAAAG GTCTAAGAGTGTAACCAGTTCCAGTAGCAGTAGCAGTGACAGTTCTGCCAGTGATTCTTCATCAGAGAGTGAAGAAACATCTACCTCTTCCTCCTCAGAGGACAGTGACACTGATGAAAGCTCCTCTAGTTCCTcatcctcagcctcctccacaacctcttcctcctcctctgatTCAGACTCAGATTCCAGCTCTTCCAGTAGCAGTAGCACCAGCACAGATAGCAGCTCTGACGATGAACcaccaaagaagaagaaaaagaaatag
- the ZCCHC10 gene encoding zinc finger CCHC domain-containing protein 10 isoform X4: MPGLSEANKQHVRCQKCLEFGHWTYECTGKRKYLHRPSRTAELKKALKEKENRLLLQQSIGETNVERKAKKKRSKSVTSSSSSSSDSSASDSSSESEETSTSSSSEDSDTDESSSSSSSSASSTTSSSSSDSDSDSSSSSSSSTSTDSSSDDEPPKKKKKK; the protein is encoded by the exons atgcctggcctaag TGAAGCAAATAAGCAACATGTAAGATGTCAGAAATGCTTGGAATTTGGACATTGGACTTACGAAtgcacaggaaaaagaaaatacctacatAGGCCCTCAAGGACAGCAGAACTAAAgaaagctttaaaagaaaaagaaaacagattattaTTGCAACAAAG CATTGGAGAAACCAATGTAGAAAGAAAGGCCAAGAAAAAAAG GTCTAAGAGTGTAACCAGTTCCAGTAGCAGTAGCAGTGACAGTTCTGCCAGTGATTCTTCATCAGAGAGTGAAGAAACATCTACCTCTTCCTCCTCAGAGGACAGTGACACTGATGAAAGCTCCTCTAGTTCCTcatcctcagcctcctccacaacctcttcctcctcctctgatTCAGACTCAGATTCCAGCTCTTCCAGTAGCAGTAGCACCAGCACAGATAGCAGCTCTGACGATGAACcaccaaagaagaagaaaaagaaatag
- the ZCCHC10 gene encoding zinc finger CCHC domain-containing protein 10 isoform X3, with protein sequence MATPMHRLIARRQAEANKQHVRCQKCLEFGHWTYECTGKRKYLHRPSRTAELKKALKEKENRLLLQQSIGETNVERKAKKKRSKSVTSSSSSSSDSSASDSSSESEETSTSSSSEDSDTDESSSSSSSSASSTTSSSSSDSDSDSSSSSSSSTSTDSSSDDEPPKKKKKK encoded by the exons TGAAGCAAATAAGCAACATGTAAGATGTCAGAAATGCTTGGAATTTGGACATTGGACTTACGAAtgcacaggaaaaagaaaatacctacatAGGCCCTCAAGGACAGCAGAACTAAAgaaagctttaaaagaaaaagaaaacagattattaTTGCAACAAAG CATTGGAGAAACCAATGTAGAAAGAAAGGCCAAGAAAAAAAG GTCTAAGAGTGTAACCAGTTCCAGTAGCAGTAGCAGTGACAGTTCTGCCAGTGATTCTTCATCAGAGAGTGAAGAAACATCTACCTCTTCCTCCTCAGAGGACAGTGACACTGATGAAAGCTCCTCTAGTTCCTcatcctcagcctcctccacaacctcttcctcctcctctgatTCAGACTCAGATTCCAGCTCTTCCAGTAGCAGTAGCACCAGCACAGATAGCAGCTCTGACGATGAACcaccaaagaagaagaaaaagaaatag